A window of Burkholderiales bacterium genomic DNA:
AAATCCCTGGGGCTGAAGGCGAAAGTGGCGGAGAGCCGTTTCGAGCGCCTGGCAACCACCCCTCTCCCCGCCATCGCGGAAGGGACGGATGGCCGCTTCTTCGTCCTGGCCCGGGCGGATGGGGATCGCGAACGGGTGTTGATCCAGGACCCGGGCGCCGGGCGGCCCCAGGTGCTCGCGCGGGAGGCGCTGCAGGCGCGCTGGTCGGGGAGGCTGATCCTCATCGCTTCCCGGGCGTCCCTCGCGGGGGAGCTCGCGCGATTCGACTTCTCCTGGTTCATCCCCGCCCTGGTCAAGTACCGCAAGCTCCTGGGGGAGGTGCTGGTGGCCTCCCTCTTTCTCCAGCTCTTCGCCTTGGTGACGCCCCTCTTTTTCCAGGTGGTGATGGACAAGGTGCTGGTGCACCGGGGCTACAGCACCCTCACGGTAGTGGGCGTGGGGCTTCTGGCGGTGTCCCTGTTCGAGGCGCTGCTGTCGGGGCTTCGCACCTACGTGTTCTCCCATACCGCGAGCCGCATCGACGTGGAGCTGGGCGCGCGGCTGTTCCGCCATCTCCTGGCGCTGCCGCTCGCCTACTTCGAGGCGCGCCGGGTGGGGGATTCGGTGGCCCGGGTGCGGGAGCTGGAGCACATCCGGCAGTTCCTGACCGGCCCGGCGCTTACCGCGCTGCTCGATCTCGTCTTCTCGGTGGTGTTCATCGCGGTGATGCTGCACTACTCGGTAGCGCTTACCTTGATCGTGCTCACGTCGCTTCCCTGTTACGCCCTTCTCTCGGTGCTGGTCACCCCGGCACTGCGGGCCAGATTGAACGAGAAGTTCGACCGCGGCGCCGAGAACCAGGCCTTTCCTGGTGGAGTCCGTCTCCGGCATCCACACGCTGAAGGCGATGGCGGTGGAGCCCCATGTCACCCGTCATTGGGACAGCCAGCTCGCGGCTTACGTGACGGCGGGATTTCGCGTGGCGCGCCTTTCTTCCGTCGCCGCCGAGACGGTGTCCCTCGTCGGGAAGCTCACGACGGTGGCGATCCTGTGGCTCGGCGCCTATCAGGTGATCGAGGCCGAGCTCACCATCGGGGCGCTCATCGCCTTCAACATGCTGGCGGCCAGGGTGGCCCAGCCGGTGATGCGGCTGGCCCAGCTCTGGCAGGAGTTCCAGCACGCCGGGATCTCGGTGGCACGGTTGGGGGACATCCTGAACGCCCGCACCGAGCGGCCGGCGAGCCGCCAGGATCTCCCGCCCATGCGCGGCGCCATCGAGTTCGAGAATGTGCACTTCCGTTACCGTCCGGACGGGACCGAGGTGCTGAAAGGCGTCTCCTTCCGCATCGAGCCCGGCGAGGTGATCGGCATCGTGGGCCGCAGCGGCTCGGGCAAGAGCACCATCGCCAAACTGATTCAGCGGCTTTACGCGCCCGAGCGGGGGCGGGTGCGGATGGACGGGGTGGATCTCGCCCTGGCCGACCCGGTGTGGCTGCGCCGGCAGATCGGGGTGGTGCTGCAGGAGAACGTGCTCTTCGCCCGGAGCATCCGCGACAACATCGCGCTCGCCGATCCCGGCGCGTCCCTGGAGGCGGTGATCGAGGCGGCCCAGCTCGCCGGCGCCCACGAGTTCATCATGGAGCTTCCCCAGGCTTACGATACGCCCGTGGGCGAGCACGGCGCGACCCTCTCCGGCGGGCAGCGCCAGAGGATCGCCATCGCCCGGGCGCTGCTTGGCAATCCCCGGGTGCTCATCTTCGACGAGGCGACCAGCGCCCTCG
This region includes:
- a CDS encoding hypothetical protein (possible pseudo, frameshifted) gives rise to the protein MESVSGIHTLKAMAVEPHVTRHWDSQLAAYVTAGFRVARLSSVAAETVSLVGKLTTVAILWLGAYQVIEAELTIGALIAFNMLAARVAQPVMRLAQLWQEFQHAGISVARLGDILNARTERPASRQDLPPMRGAIEFENVHFRYRPDGTEVLKGVSFRIEPGEVIGIVGRSGSGKSTIAKLIQRLYAPERGRVRMDGVDLALADPVWLRRQIGVVLQENVLFARSIRDNIALADPGASLEAVIEAAQLAGAHEFIMELPQAYDTPVGEHGATLSGGQRQRIAIARALLGNPRVLIFDEATSALDYESERTVQENMKRICAGRTVIVITHRLSAVKEADRIFVLDQGELVEEGRHGELKERPDGRYARLYALQSA